A section of the Babylonia areolata isolate BAREFJ2019XMU chromosome 1, ASM4173473v1, whole genome shotgun sequence genome encodes:
- the LOC143281079 gene encoding uncharacterized protein LOC143281079, giving the protein MPDTMSLPRPHHPYPVRSSKEFAVRQVGGDPSASSTSSTTSSFSSCSPPGFPEYLKHVDMLGDSGSRVRFSSSNNLFQAVLKGRVRSTEYLLDRGTSVDGRNDYGFSVLTAALHVDNAKRRDTMFRLLLERGADPHFKDDTHERNVLHWACILGRAEQVEVLLREVAADLDLRDRDLGSYTALHHAVMAGHLPVVTLLVDIHRKFGVTVDLADNLGLTPYLHAKRLGYREVAECLHSKGQASLGHGDLLFRTPREWSQIGRFERKKALVTHAQEAINNAKIQGKITHLRNLRQTAPNTSLPNCPPSHTPRARLAVRHADRLSTSLPSLQEDGRPRGMRRPTSANGAADAEDRGVDHVDSEPTHGRAAAIPRHPREAFVHPAVPTLPLKQPGGHPRQGYLPPPRRWEGAGGLPAGPLAPIGEGGGRGGSMEGTGVLSVHPGAKNNPAAALTLMEMNKKGRHASTYRQSQFDETKASEYRHILGNINSIMDILSQQQSISFRKSVKYQRPETPKKVKVKPKVSSLAVIFGRDKGGRRSSKRTSARSARKKESASTRKKKEKGAGGEKTKAKTAEQKKRLLPVVKVNDKVL; this is encoded by the exons ATGCCAGACACGATGAGCCTGCCCAGGCCTCATCACCCCTACCCCGTGCGCTCCAGCAAAGAGTTCGCTGTTCGACAGGTGGGCGGCGATCCCTCcgcctcctctacctcctccaccacttcctccttctcctcgtgcTCCCCCCCGGGGTTCCCGGAGTACCTGAAGCACGTGGACATGCTGGGGGACAGCGGCAGCCGTGTCCGCTTCTCCTCTTCCAACAACCTCTTTCAGGCCGTCCTCAAG GGTCGAGTCCGGAGCACGGAGTACCTGTTGGACCGCGGGACCTCAGTGGATGGACGAAACGACTACGGGTTCAGCGTGCTAACGGCCGCCCTACACGTCGACAACGCCAAGCGGCGCGACACCATGTTCCGACTCCTGTTGGAGCGCGGCGCGGACCCACACTTTAAGGACGACACACACGAGCGGAACGTGTTGCACTGGGCGTGCATTCTGGGCCGTGCTGAGCAG gTGGAGGTTTTGCTGAGGGAGGTGGCGGCGGATCTGGACCTGCGCGACAGGGACCTGGGCAGCTACACGGCGTTGCACCACGCGGTGATGGCGGGACACCTGCCGGTGGTGACCCTGCTCGTCGACATCCACCGAAAGTTCGGGGTGACGGTGGACCTGGCTGACAACCTGGGCCTGACCCCCTACCTGCACGCCAAGAGGCTGGGATACag ggaggtggcagaatgtcTTCACAGCAAGGGCCAGGCGTCGCTGGGTCACGGTGACCTGCTGTTCAGAACGCCCAGAGAATGGTCTCAGATCGGCAGGTTCGAGCGGAAGAAGGCCCTGGTCACGCATGCGCAAGAAGCCATCAACAACGCCAAG ATTCAGGGCAAGATCACTCACCTGCGGAACCTCCGACAGACGGCTCCCAACACCTCGCTGCCCAACTGCCCCCCTTCCCACACTCCGCGGGCTCGTTTGGCTGTGCGTCACGCGGACCGCCTCTCTACGTCACTTCCTTCCCTACAGGAAGACGGCAGGCCAAGGGGCATGCGCCGTCCCACTTCCGCTAATGGGGCTGCTGATGCTGAGGATCGTGGTGTGGACCATGTGGACAGTG AGCCCACGCACGGCAGGGCAGCAGCCATACCCAGACACCCCAGGGAAGCGTTCGTCCACCCGGccgtccccaccctgcccctcaAACAGCCGGGTGGTCATCCTCGTCAAGGCTACCTGCCGCCCCCgcggaggtgggagggggcagggggcctACCTGCCGGACCCCTAGCCCCCatcggtgaggggggagggagagggggcagcaTGGAGGGGACAGGTGTTCTCTCTGTGCACCCCGGAGCCAAGAATAACCCCGCGGCGGCCTTGACCTTGATGGAGATGAACAAAAAGGGACGGCACGCCAGCACCTACCGGCAAAGTCAG TTTGACGAGACGAAAGCCTCAGAGTACCGGCACATCCTGGGCAACATCAATTCAATCATGGACATCCTCTCTCAGCAGCAGTCCATCTCCTTCCGGAAGTCCGTCAAGTACCAGCGACCCGAGACCCCCAAGAAGGTCAAGGTCAAGCCCAAGGTGTCTTCCCTGGCCGTCATCTTCGGGCGGGACAAGGGCGGACGTCGCAGTAGCAAGAGGACGTCTGCCAGGTCCGCCCGGAAGAAGGAGTCTGCTAGcaccaggaagaagaaggagaagggggcggggggcgagaaGACCAAGGCCAAGACGGCTGAGCAGAAGAAGAGGTTGCTTCCCGTAGTGAAGGTGAACGACAAGGTGCTATGA